The stretch of DNA AGGTTACTTCAGGTCAGGTGTGGATCTGTTTACTGGAAGAGGCCAAGTTTCATCAGAGATGTTCAGGCTGCAGTCCACGATGGCTCAATTTGAACATAAaggctgtgtgcgtgtgtgtgtgtgtgtgtgtgtgtgtgtgtgtgtgtgtgtgtgtgctcgggcTGTGATATTATGGGTCACAGGTCAGattgcagagagacagagtgggaggaTCATAAACCATAAACCAAACTTAAACCTGTACGTAAGGCTTCATACTGGAAGCCTTACGTACTTTTCTGACGACCCCCCtcagaaaaacaggaagtaaacgTACAGCGATGGAGTTACAACCGTATATCTGCAGGTACAGATACatcagcgcgcacacacacacatggggagagggggggggagagaagcggaggacaagaagaggaagaagaaaagcaggaaTGTCGGCATTGATGAAAACATGGGGAGGAAAATGTCGAGATCGAGCAAGTAAGAAGAATACaaaggaggcggagggaggtACGAGAGAGAATAAAGTCCCACTCACAATATCATCTTCTCTTGGCAGAACGGGTGTTTGGGTTTGATCTCCAGCTTCTGTACATCCTTGTAACGGATCTTTGGTCCTTTTCTGGTGCACCTGCACTTGTAAGCTGTGGAGAAATCAACACACACGGTCAAGATCATATATCGtctgtatttttctctgaacCGCGACGTGAACGGGAAATCTTGTCGTCAAGACTTTTGTTGCCAATTCTACAGCGATATGATGAAAATGCACCATCTGGACGCTGAATTGGGTGACAGGTTATCACGGCTAGCGTCGTAATTGCTTCCAGCCGACTGATAGAAAAGTTAATTCTCTGTGATTTGACAGCAAATTGGCTCTCAATCATCATCAAATCCCCTGTTTATCTTTAAATTTGCACGCTGATGAGGAGGATTACCAGTTACGAAAGCTTCACATgtctaacaaacaaacaaacagcgatTGTACGACACAGTTAAAAGTTTTAAACAAAGTCGCATGtgaacatgtttaaaaatgtgagaaaacaaataaatggaaCACAAGTTGGTACCCTGCAAAAGAGACTGAGATATATATTTGTCCAAATTTATCTTAAGTATAAGTATTGGCTTCTTCTAGAGCTACTGCACATCTGCAAAATGAACTGGTTTGATTTGACGTTTATTTTAagacattattttattatagctacagagagggaagaaggcAGGGGGATAAACAAAGGTTACATGCGGCGCCACTTCTtgattatttacacattttaaatcaatgtcTTCTCCAGGTTCAGTTTCACAGCGGTTCTTTATCTGGTTCTGCTGAATAATGGCAGAGGAGATGAGTTTTGGCCGGGTGGGTTGTTTATCTGTCGTGGGAGGGGGTGGTGACCATGGATCGTCCCAAGGTTTCCTTCATCCATCACCTGTTCTCTGTCCCGACCGCCCGCCTCTAAATCTGTCACAAGCCCTGACGTGGTGGCAGCACtcggcacagacacacaggacgACGAGGACCAATAGAACCACGGAGTCACCGAGGTTAGTACAGTCATATACTATGAAGACTGTGGAATCTGCTCCAACATTTCACACTGGTAGAAGATGGGATCTACTTTCTAAATTCAAGTGGTCGTCTACTTCTATTTTCTGCCTCATGTGATGGTGCTggtcaataacttcataaacCAATGGGTGAAGGAATATATGGAGAAAAATACAACCTCACAACCAATCTTATGAGTAGATGAGTATCAGGTTTCCCTTGTTATGCCCCAAAACATGATGGCATGCCAAAGATATTTCCCAGGGAGCTGACTACTAATACTAATAGTAATGATGCTCCTCTTTTATCGAAAAACTTGACAGATGCAGAAACAACAGTCTTCCACTGCagatctttttcttccttcaaatGTTTTCCTCATTAAGTCAATAATTtacaatagaaagaaaaaatggcgTTTGGCAAAACCCATCCATTTCCACCagtccctcatctcctcccacaCATGGCTCCCCGAATATTGGCTTTCAATTATTTCAGCTACATATGGTCACATTCACTTGTCTTGACAACCACACAGATTCGAGGATGTGGAGTGTTCACAAGCAAACGAACGCCTCAGATGTTCACACCATCACACTGTCATCTTGTTGTTGGGGATCTGGACACGGTGAGGTTGTGAACAACGCGTTTTGGGATCAGATTAAGAGGGACAAGAGTGTGGACATGGGGTTGCAAAGTGATGATGTTAATAATCAACACGCAGGCAAACGCATCAATGAATCACTGACGCCAAGTTGGTGTTTTCCCAAACTGCGCAACTTTACGCAcgattcaaacacacacatcacaccaaCAGAGGCGTTCAAAAACATGGACATCTCCACCTAATGATCGTTTCTTCTGCAGAAAGCTttagtgcaataaaaaaaacatccagacaacccccccccccccaaataaataGAAAGTGCTGTAGTTTACCTTCTGCGCTCAGGACGTACACGGCCACCATCAACAACAGTAGCACCGCGGTGCACCGATGCATGTCTTCAGAGGTAAAAAACTAACAGAAATggacttttctctcttcccctcaaCCAGGCTCCTCGAAATCCGAGACGCTCTCTACTTGCAGACGcacaaaaatatcaacataAAAAGAGGCACTTCAAGTGCAAATTAATATCCACTCGGGGGGCAGACGTGGAGGAGGTTCTCTGCCTTTTTGGAGTCGCGGAGCGCAGATTGTGCAACTCCAGTCTGTGCGTCCTGTGCGCTCGGATGAATCTCCAATCACCCGTGtagctctctctcctctctctccttctctctctctctctctctctctccttctctctctccttctcgcTGTGGAcaggcaggcagcagcagcagctcttttaAAAGCAGCCCGCTGTCCCCCCTCTCATTAATATGCACGGCCAGACAGCGAATCAAACACTAGTGTCCTGCGAGGGAAGAGTGGAGAACGTgcaaagggaggggaggggagaaaaagaaaaaagaaaacgcaaaCTATACGCATATCATCCACTGGAAtaagggtgggtgggtggactGTGTTGGtactttatttcaatttttttgactGAATCATAACTGACATAAAActaattataattaaaaaactaaatttaatgtaatgtttttaatgttacaACAACGGCATTTTATTTAGACGACATTATACAGATGAGCAGATGAAAAGGTTTCGGTTGGCAGATTCCtaaacagagaagcagagacaaAGTTATATGATGTTTCCATAGACTGTGTCTAAAAATGGACACATTGTCACCCGATGCTCCGGAGAGTGAAGTGTCTAaaacgaccagcagagggcgacttcactgtctgcagaaaaaaaaagggaaaaaaagtatggTCCGGTTCCATAGAAGTCTATATGAGATAAAAtgactctgcttctcacttgatATGTAGCAAAAACttctcctgaggagtttatggtcttaTAGACACTCAtctcaatacagcatgatggtCAGCGAgcaccgtccaatgggtgcaggtcgcaggtcaggcccaccccccctgctcctccaaatatggttagttctggtttcaaaagaaccaagatggcgcgggtaaaaaaaatgctgaactcAAGGCTTGGCAGAGCTTCACTGCAACTTCTTGACTGATGGACATAAACTCATTGTTTTTCACAGCCATTAAAAAGCATGGGGTTTCGCTTGTGCATTTTGATCACAATTATATAAATTCAGCCACGACAATATTTACGTGGATGCAGTGGTGTTTAAGCTCTTCCGTTCAATCCCTTGCGTATGAATAAATGCAGCCACTGTATCTGCTGATGCCACCGTGGACTGAACCTTTGGCCTGTAAGAGAATAGCCCTGAGAAGAAGGTCTGACCCCTCCCACCTGGGACGCTCTGACCACGGGATTAAACAGCATTCATCATCGCCGTCGTGCACCGTgagggatttgtgtgtgtgtgtgtgttcactctgctctctcgctgtgtgtgtgagttttgtgtgtgtgcgtgtgtgttgacctTGCTGACCCGAACACTGATGCAATCAGCTGCTGTCATCACTCAAATCAGCGGCCATGAAATGTCAGCCTGCAGCACgagcctgtgtgtgcgcgtgtgtgtacagtttgttcATGCATGTACGTCcaactttttgtgtttgtgtctacaTGAGTACAAGCGTGTTCATCTGTGAACAGGATGTTTTACatgtactctgtgtgtgcaACAATTCAACAGACAGTGTTGGATTCGGTGGCTAGTTTTAAACACCGACAGCAGATCTGAGTTTTCACCCCATGAAGCTACAAATATATGTTTCTGCCTTAAAATTCAAGTTTAGTTGAAACATGATCCTCAGATCAGGACGTTCCGTGATCCCCTGCAGGACGTCGGTGCTGGCGTGAAAGCCTCCCATGTATTTTTGATCTGTGGATGAAGGACATGGGTGAGCTCAGCCGTCGGTTCTCCAGCAGTAGTGACAGATGATCGGTCGGACATTTGTTGTCTTCATCCATCAGATCACAGAAGGTGAAGGCGGCTGTGGAACCAATAGAAACACAGGTGATCAGCCAATAGGAATCAGACTCGAACTGAAGATCAAATTCAGGTCAAAGATGATCTATGTCGTGATAGCATCAAACTGAGGAGAGTGAGAACTACCTGTAAATGACGTATCTCAACGTCATTTACAGGTACATTAGCGTTAGCGGCTCCTCACAACAAAACGGAGTACAGTAATAGACAAAATAATCAGCAAGCTTGTACCGAATGTTCAACAGATGCTATACCAACAACTTAGAGCCAATTTCCTCAAAACACAGGTAATGAGATCTGGAAAACCCCGGAGCAGCTGTTGTAGCTGATGAACTCTATTACCTCTTTCCCCAAAATCAATGTTACTGAGGCATCGCAGCAGAGCTGTTTTGTGACTGTAGCTGTCAGAATACTCCAGCCACACGGTCGGTCCCTCTGGACTCCGCTCCAAGTCTTTCAGCCTGACTTTTAGCATATAGGGAGGGAGACGACGTCTAGTTATACAAACCTGGACTTGGCTTGTAAACTCCGTCGGTGCCGGAGAGCTTTCTCTGC from Scophthalmus maximus strain ysfricsl-2021 chromosome 9, ASM2237912v1, whole genome shotgun sequence encodes:
- the cxcl14 gene encoding C-X-C motif chemokine 14, which codes for MHRCTAVLLLLMVAVYVLSAEAYKCRCTRKGPKIRYKDVQKLEIKPKHPFCQEKMIFVTMENIARFKGQEYCLHPKLQSTKNLVKWFRIWKDKHRVYEA